In Flavobacterium gelatinilyticum, a genomic segment contains:
- a CDS encoding OsmC family protein, protein MKFTRRANANWKGTGMEGKGTISTQSTTLDNAQLSFKTRFEQGVGTNPEELIAAAHSGCFTMQLSFLLSEAGFVPEDLDTTAKVTFEDGTITLIQLELTGKVPGISEEDFQKAAQKAKEICPISKLLNTEITLSVTLN, encoded by the coding sequence ATGAAATTTACAAGAAGAGCAAACGCAAACTGGAAAGGTACAGGAATGGAAGGAAAAGGAACCATCAGTACACAAAGCACAACTTTAGATAACGCTCAATTATCTTTTAAAACGCGTTTTGAACAAGGCGTTGGGACTAATCCTGAAGAATTAATTGCCGCGGCACATTCTGGTTGTTTTACAATGCAGTTAAGCTTTTTATTGTCTGAAGCGGGTTTCGTTCCCGAAGATTTAGATACAACAGCTAAAGTAACTTTTGAAGACGGAACCATCACTTTAATTCAGTTAGAACTTACCGGAAAAGTACCTGGAATCTCAGAAGAAGATTTTCAGAAAGCAGCTCAAAAAGCAAAAGAAATTTGTCCTATTTCGAAGCTGTTGAATACCGAGATTACATTATCTGTAACGCTTAATTAA